One part of the Anopheles coustani chromosome 2, idAnoCousDA_361_x.2, whole genome shotgun sequence genome encodes these proteins:
- the LOC131266358 gene encoding lysozyme c-1-like: MKLGEGLVLATLACLLLAGSINAKIYTKCELAKQLTANGISRTYQGHWICLANAVSGLDSTKTTELPNQTHNYGIFQINSKEWCRVGYKGGKCNVKCEDLATDSITTAIQCSKLIQQQKGFNEWQLWQKKCKGKDLPDLSNCNAVG; the protein is encoded by the exons ATGAAGCTCGGAGAAGGACTAGTGCTGGCCACTTTGGCTTGCCTGCTTCTCGCAGGATCGATCAACGCTAAAATATACACCAAATGTGAGCTCGCCAAACAACTGACCGCGAACGGGATCAGCCGGACGTACCAGGGCCATTGGATCTGCCTGGCGAACGCCGTCAGCGGGCTCGATTCCACCAAAACGACGGAGCTCCCGAACCAGACGCACAACTATGGAATCTTCCAGATTAACAGCAAAGAGTGGTGCCGCGTGGGCTACAAGGGAGGCAAGTGCAACGTCAAGTGTGAAG ATCTTGCTACCGATAGCATAACCACCGCCATCCAGTGTTCGAAACTCATCCAGCAGCAGAAGGGATTCAACGAGTGGCAGCTATGGCAAAAGAAATGCAAGGGCAAAGATCTACCGGACCTATCGAACTGCAATGCGGTTGGGTGA